A genomic segment from Daphnia carinata strain CSIRO-1 chromosome 1, CSIRO_AGI_Dcar_HiC_V3, whole genome shotgun sequence encodes:
- the LOC130693872 gene encoding LOW QUALITY PROTEIN: protein FAM135A-like (The sequence of the model RefSeq protein was modified relative to this genomic sequence to represent the inferred CDS: deleted 2 bases in 1 codon), which translates to MGDLQATLELFVELNKFYNVDLFQRGIYQVRGHLRTSPKIAVKLEGSLYHRPNGNNNSGQGTGSGSQQQTSSSASTANIVHPACVLNGSFISQTFQILYRNEDVFLADMAQFRLHVLVDSHKIEETLERLDLHLVMELWFSDQGYSLGESGLDSQERFSNGSSSGGGILCVSSRTLQLHLSPTRGLHYHLPVLFDYFHLAAVTVTVHASLIAVHQPYINAPRSGRSRMGNNARTSYSRYDESSFDSFFFPGGTGVKSTGHAGWRLAQARQVHRDVCSLLSASAESLRSARRRFLNELPEDDEHSRLRNAEEQKITASASQVTLGGCRDGHAADCEEEFVAAANNEIGQLCAQNVLLWRQLLDVFAGSEPVRLMLAQQHHAYRVRRFAEAFYVVNHPRPAMANCNDADVHTYLYVTEALRKSRYLASLPPLPVECLEMNGDINTLPIIFEDRYEPVINAGSKKKSNTNPSTKPITPQHCDGPLEFHQPIYEEINPQTPTGNKALVQQQSRQSHRPAGATLVVNHVYRSLPQTPLISGASPSVLHHHLGQQELLLGDHRRRSYGGEKGQIQAELARPLVSMIASSRPDDESEEPLVRRDDDDADRLNDNGNSASGSRFKFRPLATSKSSENFHQLRRVAMATAARRNPSLPVKLLGYKPLVENSVVNPQSNSESLPDLKFTTPYSPSRQAGTQRTRPPTSELAFCHSVSDPALVRASSGRTLKTNDITVKAMASTSPLIERLRADGLNSSASDCSDQSGWVSSTMSSRQNSPPPAHHRCRTEHCYPESEAAPLAPPEEFQDPPRLKNFAAKRYNLNSMLISPKRDAPPEGTRGTFRSLGEDVGSCSSTNGNQPSRSKPRPLSQEELRLLQLLLYEMCRPGQPNPLIRALSHSLYESLAVSLSLTSNNPSGQNYKLPESNVSHSTSLPCLIKNHDDERLDLHPLHAQYQENQRQLQQQQLLQQQQQQPQQQHAPPSEQLASLHANIQQRSVSLSTLQPKEEKPEGEGEELLQQRLVSMLGDGTLSFLKAKEDFKRQIHFNGTLYSDIHPINSTSPYFHVAEELRPFSPEGLHLIVCVHGLDGNSADLRLVKTYLELVLPGSNLDFLMSERNQGGTFSTFDAMTDRLVSEILCYLEGNNLNPKRISFVGHSLGTIIIRSALTRPQMRPLLPKLHTFLSLSGPHLGTLYNSSGLVNMGLWLMQRWKKSGSLQQLSLKDADDPRNSFLYRLARNSELHHFRYVILSASAQDRYVPLHSARVEMCRAAVKDPTVLGTIYQEMVHNILGPLMNNDKVTVVRYDIHHALPSTANALIGRAAHIAVLDSELFIEKFLLVVGSKYFQ; encoded by the exons ATGGGTGATCTGCAAGCAACGCTAGAGCTCTTTGTGGAGTTGAACAAATTCTACAATGTTGACCTCTTCCAACGAGG AATATACCAAGTGCGGGGGCACTTGAGGACGTCACCCAAGATCGCTGTTAAACTGGAAGGATCGCTCTACCATCGGCCTAACGGAAACAACAATAGCGGTCAAGGAACTGGCAGTGGTAGCCAGCAGCAAACCAGCTCCTCTGCATCTACGGCCAACATCGTCCACCCGGCCTGCGTTCTCAACGGCTCCTTCATCAGTCAAACATTCCAAATCCTTTACCGCAACGAAGACGTCTTCCTGGCGGACATGGCTCAATTTAGACTCCACGTCCTAGTGGACAGCCACAAG ATTGAGGAGACGCTCGAGCGGCTGGATTTGCATCTGGTGATGGAGTTGTGGTTCAGCGACCAGGGCTACAGCCTCGGAGAATCCGGCCTGGATTCGCAGGAGCGCTTCAGCAATGGAAGCAGTAGCGGCGGCGGCATTTTGTGCGTCTCAAGCCGGACACTGCAACTTCATCTCTCGCCAACGCGCGGCCTACACTACCACCTGCCCGTCCTTTTTGACTATTTCCATCTGGCCGCCGTCACGGTCACCGTCCACGCTTCGCTCATCGCCGTCCACCAACCTTACATCAA CGCTCCTCGAAGCGGCCGTTCTCGGATGGGCAACAATGCACGGACGTCGTATTCGCGTTACGATGAATCGTCGTTCGATAGCTTCTTCTTTCCTGGAGGG ACTGGAGTCAAGTCGACAGGTCATGCCGGTTGGCGGTTGGCTCAAGCCCGACAGGTCCACCGGGATGTCTGCAGTTTGCTCTCGGCGTCGGCCGAATCGCTGCGCTCCGCACGACGCCGCTTTCTCAACGAGCTGCCGGAAGACGATGAACACTCTAGACTGCGCAATGCTGAGGAGCAGAAGATTACCGCATCCGCATCACAAGTCACCTTGGGTGGCTGTCGC GACGGACACGCCGCCGACTGCGAGGAGGAATTTGTGGCGGCCGCCAACAACGAGATCGGCCAGCTCTGCGCCCAGAACGTCCTCCTCTGGAGGCAGTTGCTGGACGTCTTTGCCGGAAGCGAGCCCGTCCGTTTGATGCTGGCCCAGCAGCATCATGCATACAGAGTCAGACGATTCGCCGAGGCCTTCTACGTCGTCAACCACCCGCGGCCGGCCATGGCCAACTGCAACGATGCCGATGTCCACACTTATCTCTACGTGACGGAGGCTCTCCGCAAATCCAG GTACCTGGCCAGCTTGCCACCATTGCCAGTAGAGTGCCTAGAAATGAACGGCGATATCAACACTTTGCCTATCATTTTCGAGGATCGTTATGAGCCGGTAATCAACGCCGGGTCGAAGAAGAAATCTAACACTAATCCTTCGACTAAGCCGATCACACCACAGCATTGTGATGGCCCTCTAGAGTTTCATCAGCCCATTTACGAAGAGATCAACCcacag ACGCCGACTGGCAACAAAGCGCTCGTGCAACAGCAGTCACGGCAATCGCATCGGCCTGCGGGTGCCACTTTAGTAGTGAATCATGTTTATCGATCACTTCCTCAAACGCCCCTCATTAGCGGAGCGTCTCCATCCGTCCTGCATCATCACCTGGGCCAGCAAGAGTTGCTGCTAGGAGATCACCGACGACGCTCGTATGGTGGAGAAAAGGGTCAGATTCAAGCGGAATTAGCACGTCCGCTTGTCTCGATGATTGCGTCGTCACGTCCTGACGATGAAAGCGAGGAACCTCTCGTTCGACGCGATGACGACGACGCTGACCGTTTAAATGACAATGGCAACTCGGCAAGCGGATCACGTTTCAAATTCCGGCCGTTGGCCACGAGTAAAAGCTCGGAGAACTTTCATCAACTTAGACGCGTCGCCATGGCAACG GCTGCCAGACGAAATCCATCTCTTCCGGTCAAATTACTCGGATACAAGCCCCTGGTGGAGAACAGCGTAGTTAATCCGCAATCCAATAGCGAATCGTTACCCGATCTCAAATTCACAACTCCCTATTCCCCCAGCCGACAGGCCGGTACACAGCGGACGAGGCCGCCGACATCGGAGCTGGCTTTTTGCCACAGCGTATCCGATCCGGCTCTTGTTCGCGCGTCCAGCGGACGGaccttaaaaacaaatgatatcACTGTCAAGGCTATGGCGTCCACGAGTCCTCTCATTGAGCGTCTGCGAGCTGACGGTCTGAATTCCTCAGCCAGCGATTGCAGTGACCAGAGCGGATGGGTGTCTTCGACCATGTCCAGCCGCCAGAATAGCCCGCCACCGGCACATCATCGCTGCCGAACCGAGCATTGTTATCCTGAATCAGAGGCCGCTCCGCTAGCTCCACCGGAAGAGTTCCAA GATCCGCCTCGGTTGAAAAACTTCGCCGCCAAGCGGTACAACCTGAACTCCATGCTCATCTCACCCAAGCGAGACGCTCCACCTGAAGGTACTCGTGGAACATTCCGCAGCCTTGGAGAAGACGTGGGCAGTTGCAGCAGCACTAATGGCAACCAGCCCAGCCGTAGCAAACCGCGCCCACTTAGTCAAGAA GAACTCCGGTTGTTGCAGTTGTTATTGTACGAAATGTGCCGGCCAGGCCAACCGAATCCACTTATTAGAGCGTTGTCTCACTCACTTTACGAGTCGTTGGCTGTTTCTCT ATCTTTGACGTCCAATAATCCGTCCGGCCAAAACTACAAGTTGCCAGAGTCGAATGTTTCGCATTCTACGTCCCTGCCCTGCCTCATTAAAAATCATGACGATGAACGACTAGACTTGCATCCGTTACATGCGCAATACCAAGAGAACCAACGACAgttgcaacagcagcagttgctgcagcaacaacaacagcaaccgCAACAGCAGCATGCGCCTCCGTCAGAACAACTCGCCTCTCTTCATGCCAATATTCAGCAACGATCTGTGTCTTTATCGACGCTTCAACCCAAA GAGGAAAAGCctgaaggcgaaggcgaagagcTACTGCAGCAAAGGTTGGTGTCGATGTTGGGCGACGGCACACTATCCTTCCTCAAAGCCAAGGAGGATTTCAAGCGACAGATTCACTTTAACGGCACACTTTACTCGGATATTCACCCGATCAATTCGACGTCGCCTTATTTCCACGTGGCTGAGGAGTTGAGACCCTTCTCACCCGAAGGACTGCATTTGATCGTCTGCGTTCACGGACTCGATGGCAACTCTGCTGATCTGAGGCTAGTCAAAACCTATTTGGAATTGGTTTTACCCGGTTCCAATTTGGACTTTCTCATGTCCGAACGCAATCAg GGTGGAACCTTCAGCACGTTCGACGCCATGACCGACCGACTTGTTTCTGAAATCTTATGCTACCTGGAGGGCAATAATCTCAATCCAAAGAGGATCAGTTTCGTCGGCCATTCTCTGGGCACCATCATCATACGATCGGCACTCACTCGCCCGCAGATGCGACCTCTTTTGCCCAAACTCCACACTTTCCTCTCGCTCTCTGGCCCTCACTTGGGCACGCTCTACAACTCCTCCGGATTGGTCAATATGG GCTTATGGTTAATGCAACGTTGGAAAAAATCTGGCTCGCTACAACAGCTCTCTTTAAAGGATGCCGATGATCCGCGCAATTCATTCCTATACAGGCTAGCTAGAAACTCGGAATTGCATCATTTTCGCTATGTGATTCTTTCAGCATCTGCTCAGGATCGATATGTTCCTCTCCATTCGGCTCGCGTGGAAATGTGTCGAGCAGCCGTGAAGGATCCCACCGTCTTGG GCACAATATATCAAGAAATGGTTCATAATATCCTTGGTCCGCTGATGAATAACGACAAAGTGACGGTAGTCCGTTACGATATCCATCACGCCCTGCCATCAACTGCCAACGCTCTGATCGGTCGCGCCGCACACATTGCGGTACTCGATTCCGaacttttcattgaaaaatttcttctcgTCGTAGGATCAAAGTATTTTCAGTGA
- the LOC130694400 gene encoding uncharacterized protein LOC130694400, with protein sequence MDKIIKQQNDQIMKLQAQLLEQHKILDNNKAKDAQILSLQAQLWEKNKLERNSFQTVKEVFPNSSLTEHEDELALGEHSQLFSPPPDSVLNLNSVSAVVKESLIINPCSEGTEELWDRIWAENGCGTETQKWHEFNIKHGLEF encoded by the exons atggataagataataaaacaacaaaatg atcaaattatgaagctgcaggcccagttattggaacaacacaaaatattagataacaacaaagctaaggatg ctcaaattttgagtctacaagcacAGCTatgggaaaagaacaaattggaacggaacagtttccaaacagtgaaggaggtttttccaaactcatccctaactgaacatgaggatgagttggcgttaggcgaacacagtcag ttattcagtccaccacctgacagtgtgttaaatttaaattcagttAGTGCTGTAgtaaaagaatcgttaataataaatccatgcagcgaaggaactgaagaattgtgggaccgtatttgggccgaaaatgggtgtggtacggaaacccagaaatggcatgagttcaacataaaacatggattag aattttag